One window of Thermacetogenium phaeum DSM 12270 genomic DNA carries:
- the malQ gene encoding 4-alpha-glucanotransferase gives MSGGASLAGGSESLLEQLAREYGVEIAYYDTAGRLRKAEPHSLLAVLRCLGAPLESLQDVPAALKERREGRWRRRLEPVAVALAGEPPALMLRLREDEAEAPALCELELENGERESWSCRPADLPMISRAAVEGVPYTTRQVLLPHLPPGYHRFALSFSSDRSETLVIAAPPQVFDLAADGGKVWGVFLPLYALRSGRNWGAGDFSDLEALAGWVRGLGGRLVGTLPLLPVFLTQPFDPSPYAPVSRLFWNEFYLDVTRVPELEQSPAARELLSSPGFQEELRCLREGPLVDYRRGMALKRRILEHLARFLFSGSTGRRAELEGWTKACPEASDYARFRAVVERRKCGWPEWPLRLREGQLQDGDYDPAASQYHLYVQWLAKQQLGEVVRRARKAGMGIYLDFPLGVHRLGYDVWREREAFAVDADVGAPPDDFLPEGQNWGFPPLHPEGIREQGYRYFISCLRHHLRYAGFLRLDHVMALHRLFWIPKGLPAKEGVYVRYRAEEFYAILALETCRHGTVLVGEDLGTVSDEVRAAMGRHRVYRMYVLPFQLNGQGAPGEVPAAALACLNTHDMVPFAAFWEGSSPERRQNLTDFLWRGGWMEKQGGETERALRACLKYLAASSARILLVNLEDLWLEKNPQNVPGLQGYPNWRRKAQYALEEVMGMEAVTSVLRELHRIREGGGR, from the coding sequence GTGAGCGGAGGTGCATCGTTGGCGGGAGGATCGGAGTCTCTGCTGGAACAGCTCGCCCGTGAGTACGGGGTGGAGATCGCTTATTACGATACCGCGGGCCGGCTTCGGAAAGCCGAACCGCACTCACTGCTGGCGGTGCTCCGCTGTCTGGGAGCCCCCCTGGAAAGCCTGCAGGATGTGCCCGCTGCCCTCAAGGAGCGCCGGGAGGGGAGGTGGCGCCGCCGTCTGGAACCGGTGGCCGTGGCCCTGGCAGGGGAACCCCCGGCCCTGATGCTGAGGCTGCGGGAGGATGAGGCCGAAGCCCCGGCCCTTTGCGAACTGGAGCTGGAAAACGGGGAGCGGGAGAGCTGGAGCTGCCGGCCGGCGGACCTGCCCATGATCTCTCGGGCGGCGGTAGAAGGGGTGCCTTATACGACCAGGCAGGTACTGCTGCCGCATCTCCCCCCGGGTTACCACCGGTTTGCCCTCTCCTTTTCATCTGACCGCAGCGAAACACTGGTCATCGCCGCTCCCCCTCAGGTGTTCGATCTGGCAGCGGACGGAGGAAAGGTCTGGGGGGTGTTTCTCCCCCTTTACGCCCTGCGTTCCGGCCGGAACTGGGGTGCCGGTGATTTCAGCGATCTGGAGGCCCTGGCCGGCTGGGTGCGGGGGCTGGGAGGAAGGCTCGTCGGCACCCTTCCCCTGTTGCCCGTCTTCCTTACGCAGCCCTTCGATCCCAGCCCCTATGCCCCGGTGAGCCGCCTGTTTTGGAACGAGTTCTACCTGGATGTGACCAGGGTTCCTGAGCTGGAGCAGAGCCCGGCGGCCCGGGAGCTTCTCTCTTCCCCGGGATTTCAAGAGGAATTGAGGTGTTTGCGGGAGGGCCCCCTGGTGGACTATCGCCGCGGGATGGCTTTGAAGCGGCGGATCCTGGAGCACCTGGCGCGCTTCCTCTTCTCGGGAAGCACCGGGAGGCGGGCCGAACTGGAGGGCTGGACGAAAGCCTGCCCGGAGGCCTCTGATTACGCCCGTTTTCGGGCTGTGGTGGAGCGCCGGAAATGCGGTTGGCCGGAATGGCCGCTGCGGTTGCGGGAGGGGCAGCTTCAGGATGGCGACTATGACCCCGCTGCCTCGCAGTATCACCTCTACGTCCAGTGGCTGGCCAAGCAGCAGTTGGGGGAGGTGGTGCGCCGGGCACGGAAGGCAGGGATGGGGATTTACCTGGATTTTCCCCTGGGAGTCCACAGGCTCGGCTATGATGTCTGGCGGGAGCGGGAGGCCTTTGCCGTAGACGCCGATGTCGGCGCCCCGCCGGACGACTTTCTTCCGGAAGGCCAGAACTGGGGATTCCCCCCTCTACACCCGGAGGGGATCAGGGAACAGGGGTACCGCTATTTCATCTCCTGCCTGCGCCATCATCTCCGGTATGCCGGGTTCCTTCGCCTGGACCATGTCATGGCCCTGCATCGGCTTTTCTGGATCCCCAAGGGGCTTCCGGCCAAAGAGGGGGTTTACGTCCGCTACCGGGCCGAGGAATTTTACGCCATCCTCGCCCTGGAGACCTGCAGGCATGGGACCGTCCTGGTGGGTGAGGACCTGGGCACCGTCTCCGATGAGGTGCGCGCCGCCATGGGGCGGCACCGGGTCTACCGCATGTATGTTCTTCCTTTCCAGCTGAACGGTCAAGGAGCTCCCGGGGAAGTGCCGGCCGCAGCCCTGGCCTGCCTGAATACCCATGATATGGTTCCCTTTGCCGCCTTCTGGGAGGGCAGCAGTCCGGAGAGGCGTCAGAACTTGACGGACTTCCTGTGGCGGGGCGGTTGGATGGAGAAGCAGGGTGGTGAAACGGAGCGGGCACTCCGGGCCTGCCTGAAATACCTGGCAGCCAGCTCTGCCCGCATCCTCCTGGTCAATCTCGAAGATCTCTGGCTGGAAAAGAATCCACAGAACGTTCCCGGCCTGCAGGGTTATCCCAACTGGAGGCGGAAGGCGCAGTACGCGCTTGAAGAAGTTATGGGGATGGAAGCGGTGACTTCGGTGTTGCGGGAGCTTCACCGGATCAGGGAAGGAGGCGGACGTTAA
- the trpA gene encoding tryptophan synthase subunit alpha yields the protein MQENRIDARLRRLRRSGEKGLITFITAGDPDLETTSRLVLAMEEAGADMVELGVPFSDPLADGPVIQRASQRSLNGGTNLEGILMMVRELRRRTEIPLLLMTYYNPVLQYGLKRIAAEAGAAGVDGFIVPDLPLEESRPLLDELGRSGLHLVPLVAPTTTERRLEEADRVAGGFIYCVSLTGVTGMREEVPPGIVQFIERVRRCCRLPLGIGFGVSGPRQAALMARLADAVIVGSAIVHLVEKYATQPPLLLDRVSGLVRELKEAVRTCRG from the coding sequence ATGCAGGAGAACCGCATCGATGCCCGGCTGCGGCGGCTGCGCCGGAGCGGTGAAAAGGGCCTGATCACCTTTATTACGGCAGGGGACCCCGACCTGGAAACAACATCCAGGCTGGTGCTGGCCATGGAGGAGGCGGGTGCGGACATGGTGGAGCTGGGTGTGCCCTTTTCCGATCCCCTGGCCGACGGGCCGGTAATCCAGCGGGCATCACAGCGCTCCCTGAACGGCGGCACCAACCTGGAGGGGATATTGATGATGGTGCGGGAGCTGCGCCGGCGGACGGAGATCCCCCTGCTTCTGATGACCTATTACAACCCGGTGCTCCAGTACGGGCTGAAGCGGATCGCTGCCGAGGCAGGGGCGGCGGGTGTGGACGGCTTCATCGTCCCCGACCTGCCCCTGGAGGAGAGCCGTCCGCTGCTCGATGAGTTGGGCAGATCGGGGCTGCACCTGGTTCCCCTGGTGGCCCCTACGACCACCGAAAGGCGGCTGGAAGAGGCCGACCGGGTGGCCGGAGGGTTTATCTACTGCGTCTCTCTGACCGGTGTGACCGGAATGCGGGAAGAGGTACCGCCCGGCATCGTGCAGTTCATAGAGAGGGTGCGGAGGTGTTGCCGGCTGCCGCTGGGCATTGGCTTCGGAGTTTCCGGTCCCCGGCAGGCGGCCCTGATGGCCCGGCTGGCGGATGCGGTGATCGTGGGGAGCGCCATCGTCCACCTTGTGGAGAAGTATGCGACGCAGCCGCCGCTGCTGCTGGATAGGGTATCCGGCCTGGTGCGGGAGTTGAAGGAGGCGGTCCGCACCTGCCGCGGCTAA
- a CDS encoding glycosyltransferase translates to MQLVKTGPKRYEDYRELMDIETGLQLEYYAKRLSGKRIAMVNATSYGGGVAEILHSLVPLVRDLGLEIDWWVLEGSNEFFTVTKIIHNCLQGQGETLTPEARALYLRYNEQNAAAIKDWDYDFVVIHDPQPAALIRHRNDGGRAKWIWRCHIDTSTPDPECWDFIYQYIKDYDACIFTMSDFVKENESLPGLTIFTPSIDPLSPKNRALEKEKVEEIVSRFGVDVGRPLITQISRFDPWKDPLGVIDVYRIVKKDFPSVQLALVGSMATDDPEGWDYLYRTLRKAGEDYDIKVVTNVNGVSGLEVNAFQSASSVVIQKSIREGFGLTVSEALWKRVPVVGGNIGGIRHQIDDGINGYLVETVEECADRVLTLLRNATLAAEMGEAGREKVRQNFLITTNILNYLRLFDSLHGQEEAIKQR, encoded by the coding sequence GTGCAGCTGGTGAAAACGGGACCGAAGAGATATGAGGATTACCGGGAGCTGATGGATATCGAAACCGGGCTGCAGCTGGAGTACTATGCCAAAAGATTGAGCGGCAAGAGGATTGCCATGGTCAACGCCACTTCTTACGGCGGGGGTGTGGCCGAGATCCTCCATTCCCTGGTACCCCTGGTCAGGGATCTGGGGCTGGAGATTGACTGGTGGGTGCTGGAGGGGTCTAATGAGTTCTTCACGGTGACGAAGATCATCCACAACTGCCTGCAGGGGCAGGGGGAAACCCTGACACCCGAGGCCAGGGCCCTTTACCTCAGGTACAACGAGCAGAACGCTGCCGCTATTAAGGACTGGGACTATGATTTCGTCGTCATTCATGACCCCCAGCCGGCCGCACTGATCCGCCACCGGAACGACGGAGGCCGGGCGAAATGGATCTGGCGCTGCCATATCGATACCTCTACCCCGGATCCGGAGTGCTGGGATTTTATCTACCAGTACATCAAGGATTATGACGCCTGCATCTTCACCATGAGCGACTTCGTCAAAGAGAATGAGAGCCTGCCCGGACTTACCATTTTTACGCCTTCCATCGACCCTCTCAGTCCGAAGAACAGAGCCCTGGAGAAGGAGAAAGTCGAGGAGATCGTCAGCCGGTTCGGAGTGGATGTCGGCCGGCCGCTGATAACGCAGATATCCCGGTTCGATCCCTGGAAGGACCCCTTAGGGGTGATCGATGTCTACCGCATCGTTAAAAAGGATTTCCCCAGTGTTCAGCTGGCCCTGGTGGGTTCCATGGCTACGGACGATCCGGAGGGCTGGGATTACCTGTACAGAACTTTGAGGAAAGCGGGGGAGGATTACGACATCAAGGTGGTGACCAACGTCAACGGGGTCAGCGGCCTGGAAGTGAATGCCTTTCAAAGCGCCTCCAGTGTGGTCATCCAGAAGTCGATCAGGGAGGGATTCGGGCTGACGGTTTCGGAGGCGCTTTGGAAGAGGGTTCCGGTGGTGGGGGGGAATATCGGGGGAATCAGGCACCAGATCGACGACGGCATCAACGGCTACCTGGTGGAAACGGTGGAAGAGTGTGCCGACAGGGTGTTGACCCTCTTGCGGAACGCCACCCTGGCCGCGGAGATGGGCGAAGCGGGAAGGGAGAAGGTGCGCCAGAACTTTCTGATTACCACCAATATCCTCAACTATCTTAGGTTGTTCGACAGCCTCCACGGGCAGGAGGAGGCCATTAAGCAGCGGTGA
- the treZ gene encoding malto-oligosyltrehalose trehalohydrolase, with the protein MLKMGASIINGGVSFRVFAYNRKRVALVVHRNGREEVFPMTEEEPHLYSTVLEGAGPGLLYKFRLDDEGDFPDPYSHYQPEGVHGFSQVIDHNSYRWQDENWRGRNLEELVIMEIHVGTFSQEGTFKGVLERLDYLRELGVNAIELMPVVQTPGRWNWGYDGANLFSVNNNYGTPDDLKQLIDSCHREQIAVILDVVYNHFGPEGNYIPVYGPYLTDKYQTPWGPAVNYDDRYSRYTRKMVLDNIRYWLEDYHIDGLRLDAVHAIKDSSPIHILQEIALTVRNLSLKQNRRKFVIAESDANDSRLINPLDRGGYGMDAQWMDDFHHCIHTVLTGEHQGYYIDYGWPEYLEKVFKNYLYTGQYSRYWGKKRGTDGSRNPGRQFVVAIQNHDQVGNRGWGERLAALVDFPYLKAAAGLLFFAPYVPLIFMGEEYGEKNPFLFFTDYQDPELKRNISLGRKEEFKKFGWQEIPDPQDPATFYRSRLTPRRLWREENRRLFRYYRDLIALRLSHPVLKEPDKRNLEIKVDGVSRLVVIARWREGVRLTGLFNLGERVIPIEGFQGREIFNSEWRAYGGEDDGESRSLKKGQVAILEN; encoded by the coding sequence ATGCTCAAAATGGGTGCCAGTATAATCAACGGCGGGGTCTCTTTCAGGGTGTTCGCCTACAACAGAAAAAGGGTCGCTTTGGTCGTCCACAGAAACGGCCGGGAAGAGGTCTTCCCCATGACGGAGGAAGAACCGCACCTCTACAGCACGGTGCTGGAAGGAGCGGGCCCGGGACTGCTGTACAAGTTCCGGCTGGATGACGAGGGGGACTTCCCCGACCCCTATTCTCACTACCAGCCGGAAGGGGTGCACGGCTTCTCCCAGGTGATCGACCACAACTCCTACAGGTGGCAGGACGAAAACTGGAGGGGAAGAAACCTGGAGGAGCTGGTCATCATGGAGATCCACGTGGGCACCTTTTCCCAGGAGGGGACTTTCAAGGGGGTGCTCGAACGACTCGACTATCTCCGGGAGCTGGGCGTCAATGCCATCGAACTGATGCCCGTCGTCCAGACCCCGGGGAGATGGAACTGGGGGTACGATGGGGCCAACCTCTTCAGCGTAAACAACAACTACGGAACCCCCGACGACCTCAAGCAGCTGATCGACTCCTGCCACCGGGAGCAGATCGCCGTCATCCTGGATGTGGTCTACAACCACTTCGGACCCGAGGGGAATTACATCCCCGTCTACGGCCCCTATCTTACAGATAAATACCAAACCCCCTGGGGACCGGCGGTCAACTACGACGACCGCTACAGCAGGTACACCAGAAAAATGGTCCTGGACAACATCCGCTACTGGCTGGAGGATTATCACATCGACGGGCTGCGACTGGATGCCGTTCATGCCATCAAGGACAGCAGCCCCATCCACATCCTCCAGGAGATCGCCCTCACCGTCAGAAATCTGAGCCTCAAGCAAAACCGCCGCAAGTTCGTCATCGCCGAAAGTGACGCCAACGACTCTCGCCTGATCAACCCGCTGGACAGGGGGGGATACGGCATGGACGCCCAGTGGATGGACGACTTCCACCACTGCATTCACACGGTGCTGACCGGAGAGCACCAGGGCTACTACATCGACTACGGATGGCCGGAATACCTGGAAAAGGTCTTCAAGAACTACCTCTACACCGGACAGTACTCCCGCTACTGGGGGAAAAAGCGGGGGACGGACGGCTCCCGGAATCCGGGGAGGCAGTTTGTGGTGGCCATTCAAAACCACGACCAGGTGGGCAACAGAGGCTGGGGGGAACGGCTGGCAGCACTGGTGGACTTCCCTTATCTCAAGGCCGCCGCCGGCCTGCTGTTTTTCGCCCCCTATGTACCGCTGATCTTTATGGGAGAGGAATACGGGGAGAAGAACCCCTTCCTCTTCTTCACAGACTACCAGGACCCCGAGCTGAAGAGGAACATTTCCCTGGGGAGAAAGGAAGAATTCAAGAAATTCGGGTGGCAGGAGATCCCCGATCCCCAGGACCCGGCCACCTTTTACCGGTCGCGGCTCACCCCCCGGCGGCTGTGGCGGGAGGAAAACCGCCGGCTGTTCCGCTATTACCGGGATCTGATCGCCCTCCGGCTCTCCCACCCCGTCCTCAAAGAGCCGGACAAACGCAACCTGGAGATCAAAGTGGACGGCGTCAGCCGTCTGGTGGTGATCGCCAGGTGGAGGGAGGGGGTCAGGCTCACCGGGCTGTTCAACCTGGGAGAGAGGGTCATCCCCATCGAGGGTTTTCAAGGAAGAGAGATCTTCAATTCGGAGTGGAGGGCCTACGGTGGGGAAGATGATGGAGAGAGCAGGTCTCTGAAGAAAGGGCAGGTGGCGATCCTGGAAAACTAG
- a CDS encoding alpha-amylase family glycosyl hydrolase, with protein MRYKVRIHYDNKNGFLEPVLWVWVSDGATLEKEIMPSGRDDFGVYYDLYYNRSDFRFIFKDGRGKKVRWERQQFGRTFHRSLGDEIWTMANRHNVYNVRPAEPQGNVKDYYRSIKHLIPEENYYFPTTDVSGLGIPSMLGANILKDGSILFGFFHPRAARVYLVGNFNEWQCPGHPYPKEEQFIEMGLYRGFYYQPNVWLARINPPVLEFPIEYKFYVQGGCTDVERYVPDPYTRLYSDDYKYRNSVVVDPTKFRWTDQDWKTPDVSDLILYELNIYGFTDNDPDIPEEIQGTFKGVTARIREGYFEKLGVTALALMPTAEVPMKRGLGYEPCTFMAVEKDFGTPDDFREMVNEAHRHGLAVITDQVYNHTSNDFNPLWDLIDDGSGDGGFYFEGKTMWGNRVATGRDEVDNMLIDACKMLIKEYHIDGFRFDATHSYFLNHKLLHRLAHEIKDSGFKPDAILIAENLPNEQDINLEGYNGYAQWSNIFHDKIKALLREGVFEGVGNGVENLGVPFYFSKESYAAHTNNAINFCESHDENSVQFEVTTNGITDPVLKDRKARLGLMATMVSLGQPMIYMGQEFGIERERNRIKVEWVKYSEATNRFYNWTRGLIHLRKRYRGLKLSGYNPVEEGTFAWVLGPWLEERRGKGKRVIGWRVLDNRAPHERMLVMLNFEAHEVPVEVDFHTPGRWVKLADIENVNDLPPEGTKDPQDPDSILLDRGILPEFVLPPYSGFIYKYVPEQLH; from the coding sequence ATGAGGTATAAGGTCAGGATTCATTACGACAACAAGAACGGTTTTCTGGAGCCGGTGCTGTGGGTCTGGGTGAGCGACGGGGCCACCCTGGAGAAGGAAATTATGCCCAGCGGCAGGGATGACTTCGGAGTCTATTACGACCTGTATTATAACCGCAGCGATTTCCGCTTTATCTTTAAAGACGGCCGGGGAAAAAAGGTGCGCTGGGAACGGCAGCAGTTCGGCAGGACCTTTCACAGGAGTCTGGGGGACGAGATCTGGACGATGGCCAACAGGCACAACGTCTACAATGTTCGTCCGGCGGAACCCCAGGGTAACGTCAAGGATTACTACCGCAGCATCAAACACCTGATCCCTGAAGAAAATTATTACTTTCCCACCACCGATGTTTCCGGCCTGGGGATACCCTCCATGCTGGGAGCGAACATCCTCAAAGACGGCTCGATCCTTTTCGGCTTCTTTCACCCCCGTGCGGCCAGGGTCTATCTGGTGGGGAACTTTAACGAGTGGCAGTGCCCCGGCCACCCCTATCCCAAAGAGGAGCAGTTTATCGAGATGGGTCTTTACCGCGGCTTCTACTACCAGCCCAACGTCTGGCTGGCGCGGATCAACCCACCGGTGCTGGAATTTCCCATTGAATACAAGTTCTACGTCCAGGGCGGGTGCACGGATGTGGAGCGCTATGTTCCCGATCCCTATACCAGGCTCTACAGTGATGACTATAAGTACCGGAACTCCGTGGTGGTCGATCCAACAAAGTTTCGCTGGACCGACCAGGACTGGAAGACCCCCGATGTCAGCGATCTGATTCTCTACGAGCTGAATATCTACGGCTTTACCGATAACGACCCGGATATACCCGAGGAGATCCAGGGTACCTTCAAGGGGGTAACCGCCCGCATCAGGGAAGGCTATTTTGAAAAGCTGGGGGTAACCGCACTGGCCCTGATGCCCACCGCCGAGGTGCCCATGAAGCGCGGTTTGGGTTACGAACCGTGCACCTTTATGGCTGTTGAAAAGGATTTCGGCACCCCCGACGACTTCCGGGAGATGGTTAACGAGGCCCACCGGCATGGGCTGGCGGTGATCACCGATCAGGTTTACAACCACACCTCCAACGACTTCAACCCTTTGTGGGACCTGATCGACGACGGCTCCGGTGACGGGGGATTCTACTTCGAGGGGAAGACCATGTGGGGGAACAGGGTGGCGACGGGGAGGGATGAGGTGGACAACATGCTCATCGATGCCTGCAAGATGCTGATCAAGGAGTACCACATCGACGGCTTTCGTTTCGACGCCACCCACAGCTATTTCCTGAACCATAAGCTGCTGCACCGGCTGGCGCACGAGATTAAGGATTCGGGGTTCAAGCCGGATGCCATCCTGATCGCCGAAAACCTGCCCAACGAGCAGGACATCAACCTGGAGGGTTACAACGGGTATGCCCAGTGGTCGAATATCTTCCACGACAAGATCAAGGCCCTGCTGCGGGAGGGGGTTTTCGAGGGGGTGGGGAACGGCGTGGAGAACCTGGGTGTTCCTTTCTATTTCAGCAAGGAGAGCTATGCCGCCCACACCAACAACGCCATCAACTTTTGTGAGAGCCACGATGAGAACAGCGTGCAGTTTGAGGTGACCACCAACGGCATAACGGATCCCGTGCTTAAGGACCGCAAGGCCCGCCTCGGTTTGATGGCGACGATGGTTTCCCTGGGGCAGCCCATGATCTACATGGGACAGGAGTTCGGTATCGAAAGGGAAAGGAACAGGATCAAGGTGGAGTGGGTCAAGTATTCGGAGGCCACCAACCGCTTCTATAACTGGACGAGAGGGCTCATCCATCTTCGCAAGCGGTATCGGGGGCTGAAACTGAGCGGGTATAACCCCGTTGAGGAGGGAACCTTTGCCTGGGTCCTCGGCCCCTGGCTGGAAGAAAGGAGAGGTAAGGGCAAGCGGGTGATCGGCTGGAGAGTTCTTGACAACAGGGCGCCCCACGAGCGGATGCTGGTGATGCTGAACTTCGAAGCTCACGAGGTTCCCGTGGAGGTGGACTTCCATACACCGGGGCGGTGGGTGAAACTGGCGGATATCGAAAATGTCAACGACCTGCCGCCGGAAGGAACCAAAGACCCGCAGGATCCGGACAGCATTCTCCTTGATAGGGGGATCCTTCCGGAATTCGTCCTTCCCCCTTACAGCGGTTTCATCTACAAGTACGTTCCGGAGCAATTACACTAA
- a CDS encoding polysaccharide deacetylase family protein, producing the protein MKDVYVILVFHAHELLWDLPETLLSYLEEGNPMKVSLLDVNYIKKRREEGRDIYALCSRFGDALEAPLCVEFTNELLVQIKQIIPETFERLKSDYRRGRFCPIYGHAHHTHVSLLRPEEITQEIVWNREYLHNHMGVPYPRYNGLFPTEASLSYDKMEAIAEANIDYVIFPHLREDKVPFEVIGEGDYTYRPFLIRAGRKKIIALPRNFPISQEIWRPITRMKRDELKSQGYILGDYPVFANEYLWGEQEGFPIGFEEGVELYLGVLRRELENAPDRGVLVYIQDLELMDFGDLALQIMEHAWKKLLQEQRDCRVHFVTPDQYLNEIVLPEGLDQLPEVKFHQICWTPEVRPVLRADGHYPPLGVTGTGRYDIRKTGLYDHPLIFWENGKYYCGIFDTLLENFAITTNVPVSVERLGETGYDLARESPDSQAVLYLRLMKRACNWGWRPTEGRQKRPCLKGYLLCSVLLRRLVEQTPALQSRDLKEIDPRNFVGLCETLRVFIDNRVAYLRYGLEELSRERGVDSSAAFKLFPEVEKWKKMALDKARELFLIHRRAPRDLQRFLILLQEYSLAVYMATDCIQRVWGESGNAEFLVEKMYHYLYDLYPPLFPGMIARIDSMDRRDVEEYFQAEEVRIG; encoded by the coding sequence ATGAAAGATGTCTACGTGATTCTCGTCTTCCACGCCCACGAACTGCTCTGGGACCTTCCGGAGACCCTGCTCTCCTACCTGGAAGAGGGCAACCCGATGAAGGTATCTCTCCTGGATGTCAATTATATCAAGAAAAGACGGGAGGAGGGGAGGGATATCTACGCCCTCTGCAGCCGGTTCGGCGATGCCCTGGAGGCGCCGCTCTGTGTAGAATTTACCAACGAACTCCTGGTCCAGATTAAGCAGATAATACCCGAGACCTTTGAGAGGCTGAAAAGTGATTACCGGAGGGGAAGGTTCTGCCCCATCTACGGGCATGCCCATCACACCCATGTTTCCCTCCTGCGCCCTGAAGAGATCACCCAGGAGATCGTCTGGAACCGGGAGTACCTGCACAACCATATGGGTGTTCCCTATCCCCGTTACAACGGCCTTTTCCCTACCGAAGCATCCTTAAGCTATGACAAAATGGAGGCCATTGCAGAGGCGAATATCGACTATGTGATCTTCCCCCATCTGAGGGAGGATAAGGTTCCTTTTGAAGTGATAGGTGAGGGGGACTATACTTACAGACCCTTCCTGATCAGGGCTGGTCGCAAAAAGATCATTGCCCTCCCCCGCAACTTCCCCATCTCCCAGGAGATCTGGCGCCCCATTACCAGGATGAAGAGGGATGAGCTGAAAAGCCAGGGTTACATACTGGGGGATTACCCGGTGTTCGCCAACGAGTATCTGTGGGGGGAGCAGGAGGGTTTCCCCATCGGCTTCGAGGAAGGTGTTGAGCTTTATCTCGGCGTCCTGCGCCGGGAACTGGAGAATGCCCCTGACCGGGGAGTGCTGGTGTATATTCAGGATCTGGAGTTGATGGACTTCGGGGATCTGGCCCTGCAGATCATGGAGCATGCCTGGAAAAAGCTGCTGCAGGAGCAGCGGGACTGCCGGGTGCACTTCGTGACCCCGGATCAGTACCTGAATGAGATAGTCCTGCCCGAGGGGCTGGACCAGCTCCCTGAAGTCAAATTTCATCAGATCTGCTGGACGCCGGAGGTCAGGCCGGTGCTCAGGGCGGACGGCCATTATCCCCCTCTGGGAGTAACCGGCACCGGCCGCTACGACATCCGCAAGACGGGGCTCTACGACCACCCCCTGATTTTCTGGGAGAACGGAAAGTATTATTGCGGTATCTTCGACACCCTTCTGGAAAACTTCGCCATCACCACCAATGTTCCGGTCAGTGTGGAGCGCCTCGGGGAGACGGGTTACGACCTGGCCCGGGAAAGCCCGGACTCCCAGGCTGTTCTCTATCTGAGATTGATGAAGAGAGCCTGCAACTGGGGCTGGCGGCCGACGGAAGGGAGACAGAAGCGACCCTGCCTCAAGGGATATCTGCTCTGTTCCGTCCTTCTGCGCCGGCTGGTGGAGCAGACCCCTGCACTGCAGAGCCGGGATTTAAAGGAGATCGACCCCCGTAATTTTGTGGGGCTCTGTGAGACCCTGCGCGTCTTCATCGACAACAGGGTGGCCTATCTGCGTTACGGTTTGGAGGAGCTGTCCCGGGAGCGGGGTGTCGACTCGTCCGCTGCCTTCAAGCTGTTCCCGGAAGTTGAGAAATGGAAGAAGATGGCTCTGGACAAAGCAAGGGAGTTGTTCTTGATTCACCGGAGGGCACCACGAGACCTCCAACGGTTCTTAATACTCCTGCAGGAATACTCCCTGGCGGTTTACATGGCTACCGACTGCATTCAGAGGGTGTGGGGGGAAAGCGGAAACGCCGAATTCCTGGTGGAGAAGATGTATCACTACCTGTACGACCTCTACCCACCGCTGTTTCCGGGGATGATCGCCAGGATCGACTCCATGGACAGGAGGGATGTGGAAGAATACTTCCAGGCTGAAGAGGTGAGGATCGGCTAG